In one Shinella zoogloeoides genomic region, the following are encoded:
- the gor gene encoding glutathione-disulfide reductase: protein MTTFDYDLFVIGGGSGGVRSARLAASMGKKVAIAEEFRFGGTCVIRGCVPKKLYVYASQFHEHFEDAAGFGWQVGETRFDWQALVAAKEKEITRLEGLYRKGLENSGASILATRAVLVGPNTLRLTATDELVTAERILIAVGGHPTPHVDLPGHDLCITSNEAFDLPEMPKSILISGGGYIAVEFANIFHGLGVETTLIYRGKQILSRFDQDMRQGVQAAMIAKGIRVICEDIITSVAEAENGRRKVTTKAGETLTVDQVMLALGRVPNTGSLGLETAGVKMNERGAILVDDYSRTNVPGIFALGDVTDRVQLTPVAIHEAMCFIETEFRGNPVSPDHDLIATAVFSQPEIGTVGLSEEEAAKKFDDLEIYRAEFRPMKATLSGRQEKTIMKLVVNAADRKVVGAHILGHEAGEMAQLLGISLKAGVTKDDFDRTMAVHPTASEELVTMYQPSYRVRNGQRV from the coding sequence ATGACGACATTCGACTATGACCTCTTCGTCATCGGCGGGGGCTCCGGCGGCGTGCGCAGCGCTCGTCTTGCCGCCAGCATGGGCAAGAAGGTGGCTATCGCGGAAGAGTTCCGGTTCGGTGGCACCTGCGTGATCCGCGGCTGCGTGCCGAAGAAGCTCTACGTCTACGCCTCGCAGTTCCACGAGCATTTCGAGGACGCGGCGGGCTTCGGCTGGCAGGTCGGCGAAACGCGCTTCGACTGGCAGGCGCTCGTCGCCGCCAAGGAGAAGGAGATCACGCGCCTCGAAGGCCTCTACCGTAAGGGGCTGGAAAATTCCGGCGCATCGATCCTTGCCACGCGCGCCGTGCTCGTCGGGCCGAACACGCTCCGGCTGACCGCGACCGACGAGCTGGTGACGGCCGAGCGCATCCTGATCGCCGTCGGTGGCCACCCGACGCCGCATGTCGATCTTCCCGGTCACGATCTCTGCATCACCTCGAACGAGGCGTTCGACCTGCCGGAGATGCCGAAATCCATCCTGATCTCGGGCGGCGGCTACATCGCCGTCGAGTTCGCCAACATCTTCCACGGCCTCGGCGTCGAGACGACGCTGATCTATCGCGGCAAGCAGATCCTGTCGCGCTTCGACCAGGACATGCGCCAGGGCGTGCAGGCCGCGATGATCGCCAAGGGCATCCGCGTCATCTGCGAGGACATCATCACCAGCGTCGCTGAAGCCGAGAACGGGCGCCGGAAGGTGACGACCAAGGCGGGAGAGACGCTCACCGTCGACCAGGTCATGCTGGCGCTCGGCCGCGTGCCGAACACCGGCAGCCTCGGGCTGGAGACGGCAGGCGTCAAGATGAACGAGCGGGGTGCGATCCTCGTCGACGACTATTCGCGCACCAACGTGCCGGGCATTTTCGCGCTCGGCGACGTAACGGACCGCGTGCAGCTCACGCCGGTCGCCATCCACGAGGCGATGTGCTTCATCGAGACGGAGTTCCGCGGCAATCCGGTCTCGCCGGACCATGACCTCATCGCCACCGCCGTCTTCTCGCAGCCGGAGATCGGCACGGTGGGCCTCAGCGAGGAGGAGGCGGCGAAAAAGTTCGACGACCTCGAAATCTACCGCGCCGAGTTCCGCCCGATGAAGGCGACGCTTTCGGGGCGGCAGGAGAAGACGATCATGAAGCTCGTCGTCAACGCGGCTGACCGGAAGGTGGTGGGCGCGCATATCCTCGGCCATGAGGCCGGCGAGATGGCGCAGCTCCTCGGCATTTCGCTGAAGGCCGGCGTCACCAAGGACGATTTCGACCGCACCATGGCGGTGCATCCGACAGCCTCGGAAGAGCTGGTGACCATGTACCAGCCGAGCTACCGCGTGCGGAACGGCCAGCGCGTCTGA
- a CDS encoding DUF2059 domain-containing protein → MIKFAGFGRTLAVTLIVSAGLAGAAKAQDVTDEQIKTARGAIDAIGATSRFDDILPGLAARVKATLVQASPNHEAEINTVVDEQALALAPRRADLEKEAATIYAKTFTQDELKAIAEFYNSAVGKKLLADGPIATREVMKAAEIWATGVDRDLRAESGKKLDAMIGTPAADGGATQPQQ, encoded by the coding sequence ATGATCAAATTTGCTGGTTTCGGCCGGACCCTCGCGGTGACCCTTATCGTTTCGGCAGGCCTTGCCGGTGCCGCCAAGGCACAGGACGTCACGGACGAGCAGATCAAGACCGCCCGCGGCGCCATCGACGCCATCGGCGCGACGAGCCGTTTCGACGACATCCTGCCGGGCCTTGCCGCCCGCGTGAAGGCGACGCTGGTACAGGCGTCCCCGAACCACGAGGCCGAAATCAACACGGTCGTCGACGAGCAGGCGCTTGCGCTCGCGCCGCGTCGCGCCGACCTCGAGAAGGAAGCGGCGACCATCTACGCCAAGACCTTCACGCAGGACGAGCTCAAGGCCATCGCCGAGTTCTACAACTCCGCCGTCGGCAAGAAGCTGCTGGCGGACGGCCCGATCGCCACGCGCGAAGTCATGAAGGCCGCCGAAATCTGGGCCACCGGCGTCGACCGCGACCTGCGCGCGGAAAGCGGCAAGAAGCTCGACGCGATGATCGGCACTCCCGCCGCCGATGGCGGCGCGACGCAGCCGCAGCAGTAA